A part of Clostridia bacterium genomic DNA contains:
- a CDS encoding DNA alkylation repair protein codes for MDCVQQVKNALEQYSDPEKKEFFPRFFRAFPGGYGEGDRFLGVTVPHQRRVAKQYYKQVSLADLERLLQDPVHECRLTALFMLVHKYERSKDDAEKEEIIRCYLRNLSFVNNWDLVDSSAYKLLGPYLEHRDRRLLYELAESGDLWKQRVAIIATLHFIRNHDFQDTLQIAEMLLDHPHDLIHKAVGWMLREVGNRDLRRELDFLDRHYRRMPRTMLRYAIEKLEPALRQQYLQGKV; via the coding sequence GTGGATTGCGTCCAGCAGGTGAAAAACGCCTTGGAACAGTACAGTGACCCGGAAAAGAAGGAGTTCTTCCCGCGCTTCTTCCGGGCCTTTCCCGGCGGATACGGGGAGGGAGACCGGTTTTTGGGGGTGACGGTGCCCCACCAGCGCCGGGTAGCCAAGCAGTATTACAAGCAAGTATCCCTGGCGGACCTGGAGCGATTGCTGCAGGACCCGGTCCACGAATGCCGGTTGACTGCTTTGTTCATGCTGGTGCATAAGTACGAACGCAGCAAGGATGACGCGGAAAAAGAAGAGATTATCCGGTGCTATTTGCGCAATCTATCTTTTGTGAACAACTGGGACCTGGTGGATTCCTCGGCATACAAGCTGCTGGGTCCCTACTTGGAACACCGGGACCGGCGGCTTCTCTACGAACTGGCGGAAAGCGGGGATTTGTGGAAACAGCGGGTAGCCATCATTGCCACCTTGCATTTTATCCGTAACCATGATTTTCAGGATACGTTGCAAATTGCGGAAATGCTTCTGGATCATCCTCACGACCTCATTCATAAAGCGGTGGGCTGGATGCTGCGGGAAGTGGGGAACCGGGACCTCCGGCGGGAGCTGGACTTTCTTGACCGGCATTACCGGAGGATGCCTAGGACCATGCTCCGGTACGCCATTGAAAAACTGGAACCGGCCTTGCGGCAGCAATACCTGCAGGGAAAAGTCTAG
- a CDS encoding ATP-binding cassette domain-containing protein gives MIEAREIRLQYPDGTVALENLSLSVGAGELVFILGPSGSGKTSLLKLLMGLEFPTQGRLRVMDYMPAPSQTRAVREMRRKIGPVSQDFSLINGRSALENVMLGLRILGMPPKQMEAEAKEALAKVGLAHKYGTLVENLSWGERQRVAIARAVARHPRLILADEPTGNLDQGNAVQVLELLASFVSDATTVIITTHATHLIPAGRELRCIELRQGQIIRDEKGCRYLENAVL, from the coding sequence ATGATTGAGGCAAGAGAAATCCGGCTGCAATATCCTGACGGCACGGTGGCTTTAGAGAACCTGTCCCTTTCCGTGGGGGCGGGGGAACTCGTTTTCATCCTGGGCCCCAGCGGTTCCGGCAAGACCAGCCTCCTGAAACTGCTAATGGGATTGGAGTTTCCCACCCAAGGCCGGCTGCGGGTCATGGATTACATGCCGGCTCCTTCCCAGACCCGGGCCGTAAGGGAGATGCGCCGGAAAATCGGGCCGGTGTCCCAGGATTTCAGCCTCATTAATGGCAGAAGCGCCTTGGAAAATGTGATGCTGGGCCTGCGTATCTTAGGGATGCCGCCGAAACAGATGGAAGCGGAGGCGAAGGAGGCCCTGGCGAAAGTGGGGCTGGCCCATAAATACGGGACTTTGGTGGAAAACCTGTCCTGGGGTGAACGGCAGCGGGTGGCCATTGCCCGGGCGGTGGCCAGGCACCCCAGGTTGATCCTGGCGGATGAACCCACAGGTAACCTGGACCAGGGCAACGCGGTGCAGGTCCTGGAACTGCTGGCTTCTTTTGTGAGTGACGCCACCACGGTGATCATAACCACCCATGCCACCCACCTGATCCCGGCCGGGCGGGAGTTAAGATGCATTGAGCTCCGGCAAGGACAAATCATCCGGGATGAGAAAGGATGCCGCTACCTTGAAAACGCTGTTCTATAA
- a CDS encoding phenylacetate--CoA ligase family protein produces the protein MPGNPLDIWMAGKIGVPVTGLSREVLEAYQFHRVRQTIAYVKAKSSYYREKLSRVDPGDITGYEQLTRLPFTEAQDIQGQPRRFVCTGQQEIARIVTLRSSGTTGSCKRIYFTKEDQELTIDFFDHGMRNLVGPGDRVMILLPGQTPGSVGDLLRTGLARMGAEPVPYGPVEDPAHAVVAALKSGVNALVGIPVQVLGMARHPEGRALRGRVKSILLSTDYVPQSLCRVLEETWGCLVYHHYGMTEMGLGGGVQCRARRGYHLREADLLVEIVDPATGKPVPDGTPGEVVFTTLTRTGMPLIRYRTGDISHFIPEGCPCGTPLKSLALVQGRLAGAVRLGRGELSLPQMDEALFGIPGLVDYQVTLSRLLGKALLQVEILPGEGGAVDLAAVRQALEALPAVRALLPDRVDIRISQTRHLRRGTAKRTILVEEAGS, from the coding sequence TTGCCTGGTAACCCCCTGGACATTTGGATGGCGGGCAAGATCGGTGTGCCGGTGACGGGATTATCCCGGGAAGTACTGGAAGCTTACCAGTTTCACCGGGTACGCCAAACCATCGCCTACGTAAAAGCAAAAAGCAGTTATTACCGGGAAAAATTGAGCCGGGTGGACCCCGGTGATATTACCGGTTACGAACAGTTGACCCGGCTGCCTTTTACCGAGGCGCAGGATATTCAAGGGCAGCCCCGGCGGTTCGTCTGCACCGGCCAGCAGGAGATTGCCCGGATTGTTACCCTGCGCTCGTCCGGTACCACCGGCAGTTGTAAACGCATTTACTTTACCAAAGAAGACCAGGAGCTGACTATTGACTTTTTTGATCACGGGATGCGGAACCTGGTGGGACCCGGTGACCGGGTCATGATTTTGTTGCCCGGGCAGACCCCCGGCAGCGTGGGGGATCTGTTGAGAACCGGCCTGGCAAGAATGGGTGCTGAGCCGGTGCCTTACGGGCCGGTGGAGGACCCGGCCCATGCTGTGGTCGCGGCCCTAAAGTCCGGTGTGAACGCCCTGGTGGGGATCCCGGTGCAGGTGCTGGGCATGGCCCGCCACCCGGAGGGCCGGGCCTTAAGGGGCAGGGTGAAGAGCATTTTATTGAGTACGGATTACGTTCCCCAATCCCTGTGCCGGGTGCTGGAAGAAACCTGGGGATGCCTGGTGTACCACCACTACGGCATGACGGAAATGGGATTGGGCGGGGGCGTCCAGTGCCGCGCCCGGCGGGGTTATCACCTGCGGGAAGCGGACCTTTTGGTGGAAATCGTTGATCCGGCGACCGGGAAACCGGTCCCCGACGGTACCCCGGGGGAAGTGGTCTTTACCACCTTGACCCGGACAGGCATGCCTCTCATCCGCTACCGGACGGGTGACATCAGCCACTTTATCCCGGAGGGATGCCCCTGCGGCACTCCTCTCAAGAGCTTGGCTCTGGTGCAGGGCAGGCTGGCCGGGGCAGTCCGGCTGGGCCGCGGGGAACTCTCCCTGCCGCAAATGGATGAGGCGCTCTTTGGTATCCCCGGCCTGGTGGATTACCAGGTGACCTTATCCCGGCTTTTGGGCAAAGCCCTCCTGCAGGTGGAAATCCTGCCCGGGGAAGGCGGCGCCGTGGACCTGGCCGCCGTGCGGCAAGCCCTGGAGGCCCTGCCGGCGGTGCGGGCACTGCTGCCGGACCGGGTAGACATCCGGATTAGCCAAACCCGTCACCTGCGCCGGGGAACGGCCAAGAGAACCATCCTGGTGGAGGAAGCAGGCAGTTGA
- a CDS encoding C_GCAxxG_C_C family protein has translation MVELSRIAALKQQDYCCSQIIIKMGLEDGEREDNPELVHAAAGLCDGLHAGMVCGILSGAALLIALYEPERRKLLVNELVEWFREEFEAEHGGITCDDILQDDELNRMLKCPRILAATYDKVLELLELDEP, from the coding sequence ATGGTGGAGCTTTCCCGTATCGCCGCCCTGAAGCAGCAAGACTACTGCTGCAGCCAGATCATCATCAAGATGGGTTTAGAAGATGGAGAGAGGGAAGATAACCCGGAACTGGTACATGCGGCGGCCGGGCTCTGCGACGGGCTGCATGCAGGGATGGTGTGCGGTATCTTGAGCGGGGCCGCATTGCTGATTGCTTTGTATGAGCCGGAGCGGCGCAAGCTGCTGGTCAATGAACTGGTGGAGTGGTTTCGGGAGGAATTCGAGGCGGAGCACGGCGGGATCACCTGCGACGACATCCTGCAGGACGACGAGTTGAACCGCATGCTGAAATGCCCCAGGATACTGGCAGCCACTTACGATAAAGTATTGGAGCTATTAGAGCTGGATGAGCCGTAA
- a CDS encoding class I SAM-dependent methyltransferase, with amino-acid sequence MGKQCLSVYEDGSLAQVTGATLRPGGLELTKRALSYCQFPVGARVLDIGCGTGETVRFLVEACGLEALGIDASPVMIQKGQERYPDLPIEEGRGDDLPCADCSLHGVLMECTFGLIDDKDALLKEVFRVLRPGGKLIITDIYYRNRQDSIQTKDGILALLDRYGFKVLVWEDHSGYLVQLVVDSIMKHGTADTLWTCLLNKKENRGACCKEIKGWKPGYFLLVAEKKSS; translated from the coding sequence ATGGGAAAACAGTGCCTGAGTGTTTATGAAGACGGTTCCCTGGCTCAAGTCACCGGTGCCACCTTGCGGCCCGGTGGGCTGGAACTGACCAAACGAGCCCTTTCCTACTGTCAATTCCCGGTAGGAGCCAGGGTGTTGGATATCGGCTGCGGCACGGGGGAAACCGTCCGGTTCCTGGTGGAAGCATGCGGGCTGGAGGCCCTGGGGATTGATGCCTCCCCCGTCATGATCCAAAAAGGCCAGGAAAGATACCCGGATTTACCCATCGAGGAGGGCCGGGGCGATGACCTGCCCTGCGCCGATTGTTCCCTGCACGGCGTCTTAATGGAGTGTACTTTCGGCCTCATTGATGATAAGGACGCCTTGTTAAAAGAGGTGTTCCGGGTGCTCCGACCAGGGGGGAAATTGATCATTACCGATATTTACTACCGTAATCGTCAGGATTCCATCCAGACCAAGGACGGGATCCTGGCCCTGCTGGACCGGTACGGCTTTAAGGTCCTGGTGTGGGAGGATCATTCCGGCTACCTGGTCCAGCTGGTGGTGGACAGCATCATGAAACACGGCACCGCCGATACCCTGTGGACATGCTTGCTGAACAAAAAAGAAAACCGGGGAGCTTGCTGTAAAGAAATCAAGGGATGGAAGCCGGGCTATTTTCTACTAGTGGCGGAAAAGAAATCCAGCTAA
- a CDS encoding radical SAM protein: MSNDAVVIGLTESVCPVCLARIPAERVQEGSDVYLRKDCPVHGSCKTVIWRGQPDFATWYRVNSRVVHPPKTLTPVEEGCPYDCGLCPDHRQQSCCVLLEVTQRCNLKCPICFADAGRDAQADPDLGEIEAELGLLMETAGKCNLQLSGGEPAERDDLPEIVALARRMGFPFIQLNTNGLRLAKDAGYVTALKEAGLSTVFLQFDGTRDEIYEAIRGRPLLEVKRRAIANCAREGLPVVLVPTIVPGINAGNIGEIIGYALEGLPVIRGVNFQPVSYFGRYPGEPEDRDRVTLPEIMQAIEDQTGGVMRAADFAPTGSKHCLCSFHGDYLLQEDGTLTPLRQKQSNCCGPRGEEATIEQARKYIASRWGLPGRDCGCGQDNPEQSPYASWDRLLERLRNYRLSITCVAFQDAGNLDLERLQDCSLHFIAGGKIIPFCAYNLSSRDGRFLYREGQNTSKGEKL, encoded by the coding sequence ATGAGTAATGATGCGGTAGTAATCGGTTTAACGGAAAGTGTCTGCCCGGTCTGCCTGGCGAGAATACCGGCAGAACGGGTGCAAGAGGGCAGCGACGTCTACCTGCGCAAGGACTGCCCGGTCCATGGCAGTTGTAAGACCGTCATCTGGCGGGGCCAACCGGATTTCGCCACCTGGTACCGGGTCAACAGCCGGGTGGTGCATCCTCCGAAAACCCTGACCCCGGTGGAGGAAGGATGCCCTTATGATTGCGGTTTGTGCCCGGACCACCGGCAGCAAAGCTGTTGTGTTTTGCTGGAGGTGACGCAAAGGTGCAACCTGAAGTGCCCCATTTGTTTCGCCGATGCCGGCCGGGATGCCCAGGCGGACCCGGATCTGGGGGAAATCGAGGCGGAGCTGGGGCTGTTAATGGAAACCGCCGGCAAATGCAATCTCCAGCTGTCCGGGGGGGAGCCGGCGGAAAGGGACGACCTGCCGGAGATTGTGGCCCTGGCCCGCAGGATGGGTTTTCCCTTTATCCAGCTCAATACCAATGGGCTCCGCTTGGCGAAGGATGCCGGTTACGTGACGGCCCTGAAAGAGGCGGGCTTGTCCACCGTCTTCTTGCAGTTTGACGGTACTAGGGATGAAATATACGAAGCGATCCGCGGGCGCCCTTTGCTGGAGGTCAAGAGGAGGGCGATTGCAAACTGTGCCCGGGAAGGGCTTCCGGTGGTGCTGGTGCCTACCATTGTGCCGGGTATTAACGCCGGCAATATCGGTGAAATCATCGGTTACGCTTTGGAGGGACTGCCGGTGATCAGGGGCGTCAATTTCCAGCCGGTCAGCTATTTCGGCCGTTATCCGGGTGAACCGGAGGACCGGGACCGGGTCACGCTGCCGGAAATAATGCAGGCTATTGAAGACCAGACCGGCGGGGTGATGCGAGCGGCGGATTTCGCGCCCACCGGCAGCAAGCATTGCCTGTGCTCTTTCCACGGCGATTACCTCCTGCAGGAGGACGGCACCTTAACCCCTTTAAGGCAGAAACAATCTAATTGCTGCGGCCCGCGGGGAGAGGAAGCAACCATTGAGCAGGCCCGGAAATATATTGCCAGTCGCTGGGGACTGCCGGGCCGGGACTGTGGCTGCGGCCAAGATAACCCGGAGCAGAGTCCGTATGCCAGTTGGGACCGGCTGCTGGAACGGCTCCGCAACTACCGTTTAAGCATCACCTGCGTGGCTTTCCAAGATGCCGGCAACTTGGATTTGGAGCGCCTGCAGGACTGCAGCCTGCATTTCATAGCAGGAGGAAAAATCATTCCTTTTTGTGCGTACAACCTGTCCAGCCGGGATGGCCGTTTCTTATACCGGGAAGGACAAAATACCAGCAAAGGAGAAAAACTATGA
- a CDS encoding DNA-binding protein: MQKKVFNYLGHTFSHDVPACPKCCKVFIPQELAEGRMAQVEEQLEDK, from the coding sequence ATGCAAAAAAAGGTGTTTAATTACCTGGGCCATACTTTTTCTCACGATGTGCCGGCCTGCCCTAAATGCTGCAAGGTTTTCATTCCCCAGGAACTGGCGGAAGGCAGGATGGCCCAAGTGGAGGAGCAGCTGGAAGACAAATAA
- a CDS encoding NAD(P)-binding protein produces MKLEEATAFTARCFQGEPASCTLACPFRLDIRAFLQQIARGRWAAAYKTFRNAVVFPGIVSILCDRPCTAHCQRTQLNDEPIDLGLLEAACLRYTKKRQPEVYAIKPKEQVIAVVGAGVAGLSCALMLAQKSYQVKVFEKERDWGGVLRTHPRFEEMDREIALQFSVYDVDFRFGTEIKSLAELEEFDAVYVATGAGGEDFGLLESWQPKQFTTAVPKVFMGGTLVGATLMEGIAQGKGVANLIEAFVQTGRAELPVQEKESCAHYLKHEGAVSVPRVVPSSPEGYTEEEARQEAQRCLHCDCAACMNACEMLKRYRKVPHKIAQEVYNDANAQPPFFTCAITRQSYSCNICGYCKSVCPEEVDLGGLFQLSRVSRVQAGTAPPAFHDFWLREMEFAATEGAFASAPRGRTTCTYAFFPGCQLGASNPAHVVKAYEFLAGAYDAGLILNCCGAPAYWAGDDGRLQAHIEKIRQVWREMGEPTLVFACATCQLVFSLFLPEINRVSLYELLARREEPVPAAAWAEAAVFDPCAARDHDGMQSAVRGIASKAGISLRELEERNRCCGYGGHIRAANPSLYNEIAQNRAAASDRPYIVYCANCREVFASRGKACAHVLDLVFGLQPEGKIPTLLEKRENSLLVKKELLKTKWGLDFEPETHPWDGLKLVISEEIQQKMEENLISAAELKEAIWRAEDAGDKFYDPGDGMCLCSLVKPVVTYWVQYREAAPGTYEVFAAYSHRIRFSEGE; encoded by the coding sequence TTGAAGCTTGAGGAAGCAACTGCCTTTACAGCGAGGTGTTTCCAAGGAGAACCGGCTTCATGCACCCTGGCCTGCCCCTTTCGCCTGGATATACGTGCTTTCTTGCAGCAAATTGCCAGGGGCAGGTGGGCTGCCGCGTATAAGACCTTCAGGAATGCCGTTGTGTTTCCGGGTATTGTCAGCATTTTGTGTGACCGGCCGTGTACAGCCCATTGCCAGCGCACCCAGCTCAATGATGAACCCATTGATCTCGGCCTGTTAGAGGCGGCTTGCCTGCGATACACCAAGAAGCGGCAACCGGAAGTCTATGCGATCAAACCGAAGGAGCAGGTGATTGCGGTAGTCGGTGCAGGGGTGGCCGGTCTTTCTTGTGCTTTGATGCTGGCCCAGAAAAGCTATCAAGTCAAGGTATTTGAGAAAGAAAGGGACTGGGGCGGGGTCCTGCGCACGCATCCCCGCTTTGAGGAGATGGACCGGGAGATCGCCCTGCAGTTTTCCGTGTATGACGTGGATTTTCGTTTCGGCACGGAGATTAAGAGCCTGGCGGAACTGGAGGAATTTGACGCCGTTTATGTGGCCACCGGTGCCGGCGGGGAAGACTTTGGGCTTTTGGAGAGCTGGCAGCCTAAGCAATTTACCACCGCCGTGCCTAAAGTCTTTATGGGGGGCACCCTGGTGGGGGCCACCCTGATGGAAGGGATAGCCCAGGGCAAAGGGGTGGCCAACCTGATCGAGGCCTTCGTTCAAACCGGTAGAGCGGAACTGCCGGTCCAGGAAAAGGAGAGTTGTGCCCACTATCTCAAACATGAGGGGGCCGTTTCCGTGCCCCGGGTGGTACCGTCAAGTCCGGAGGGGTATACGGAGGAGGAAGCCAGGCAAGAGGCCCAGCGTTGCCTCCATTGTGATTGCGCAGCCTGTATGAATGCCTGTGAGATGCTCAAGCGTTACCGCAAGGTTCCCCACAAGATCGCCCAGGAAGTATATAATGACGCTAACGCCCAGCCACCGTTCTTTACCTGCGCCATTACCAGGCAGTCATATTCCTGCAATATCTGCGGGTACTGCAAATCCGTTTGCCCTGAGGAGGTGGACCTGGGCGGTTTGTTCCAGTTGTCCAGGGTTTCGCGGGTGCAGGCCGGTACGGCTCCCCCGGCCTTTCATGACTTCTGGCTGCGGGAAATGGAATTCGCTGCCACGGAAGGAGCGTTTGCGTCCGCTCCCCGGGGACGGACAACATGCACTTATGCCTTTTTTCCCGGCTGCCAGCTGGGGGCTTCCAATCCGGCCCATGTGGTGAAAGCCTATGAATTCCTGGCAGGCGCTTATGATGCCGGGTTGATCCTGAATTGCTGCGGTGCCCCTGCCTACTGGGCCGGCGATGACGGGCGGCTGCAGGCCCATATTGAGAAGATCCGGCAGGTCTGGCGGGAGATGGGAGAACCCACCCTGGTTTTTGCTTGTGCCACCTGCCAGCTGGTGTTCAGCCTGTTCCTGCCGGAAATCAACCGGGTTTCCCTGTACGAACTGCTGGCCCGCCGGGAGGAACCGGTACCTGCCGCTGCCTGGGCCGAGGCGGCGGTCTTTGACCCTTGCGCCGCCAGGGACCATGACGGGATGCAGTCAGCCGTCCGCGGCATTGCCAGTAAAGCCGGAATTTCCCTCCGGGAACTGGAGGAACGGAACCGCTGCTGCGGTTATGGGGGGCATATTCGCGCGGCTAACCCGTCTTTATATAATGAAATCGCCCAAAACCGGGCTGCGGCCAGTGACCGGCCCTATATCGTTTATTGCGCCAACTGCCGGGAGGTTTTTGCTTCCCGGGGTAAAGCATGTGCTCACGTGCTTGATTTAGTTTTCGGGCTCCAGCCTGAAGGTAAAATACCTACGCTGCTGGAAAAGAGGGAGAACAGCTTGCTAGTGAAAAAGGAACTCCTCAAGACGAAATGGGGTCTGGACTTTGAACCCGAAACCCATCCCTGGGACGGGCTGAAGCTGGTCATCAGCGAGGAAATCCAGCAAAAGATGGAGGAAAATCTCATCTCGGCGGCGGAACTCAAGGAGGCCATCTGGCGGGCGGAAGATGCCGGCGACAAATTCTATGATCCCGGCGACGGCATGTGTTTATGCAGCCTGGTCAAGCCGGTGGTTACTTACTGGGTCCAGTATCGGGAAGCGGCTCCGGGAACCTATGAGGTTTTCGCTGCATACTCGCACCGGATTCGCTTTAGTGAGGGGGAATGA